From the Bacteroidales bacterium genome, the window ATCTTTTAGCAAGAATTGCAACTGATTCGTAAATATTTCCGGTTGGAGCATTCAATTCTCTCATGTTCCTGGTAACCGTGGTTGTTTCGATTTTCAGTTTTTTGTAATCCATGGTATATTAGATGGGTTAAAAATGATTTTTACACTAATTTAATTTCATCTCTTTCAGAAGATTCTTTTGAATTGCCGAAGATTCAGATGCATAGGCACCAGCAGGGAATTCTGAGTGAATAACTTTGAAAGCTTCCAGGGCTGCTTCCAGCCTTTCCTTTTTCTTTTCCTGAACACTGTTTACTGCATATTCATACTTAGCATCCAGCAGCGAATAGAGAACTTTTTCCCTCTCTTTGGTATCAGGGTATTCTTTTAACAGATTATTCAAAGCAAGTATTGCGGCTTTATAATCATCCATTTTGTAATAGAGCATTGCAATATCAAAAGCCTTCTTTTCGAGTTTTTCTCTTAATTCATCAATGAGTTGATTACATTGATCAATCCTTTGACTATTTGGATACTGGTTTATGAATAACTGCAGAGAAGCTATGGCAGCTTGAGTATTGGTCTGATCAAGACTTGGTGCCGGAGAATCATGATAACTGCAATAAGCACTCATAAATGCACATTCTTCAGCATATTGGCTGCTAGGGTAACTGGAGGTAAAATTGCCAAAATAATAGCCTGCCAGGATGTAATCCTTTTCTTTATAGTAGCAATAAGCATTATAATAGGCAATCTTTTCAGCTCGTTCAGTACCTCTGAAGAAAACCAGAATCTGATCAAATAACTGTTGAGCTTTATAATATTCTCCGTCATCATAGAATTCGATAGCCTTCGTATACTTCAGTTCATTGTCAGAACTTTTCAGTAACTTCTGGTATTTACTGCATGATGTGAATACAAGAACAGCAGAGAATAATAAGATAAGATAACGCCTTTTTACCATTTTGCAAAAGTACAAATTTTGGATGAATATTAATAACGCAATTTATACAGCCTTATTGTCACTGAAAAATTATGTTATATTACTTATTTACTGTTAGTTAAATTTATTTCTGATGGTTGTATTCTGTAGCTTCATTCAGAATACCAGTTAATCTATCCCTTAACAACTGCATATGCTTCCAGGCAACGTTTCCGGGC encodes:
- the bamD gene encoding outer membrane protein assembly factor BamD; this encodes MVKRRYLILLFSAVLVFTSCSKYQKLLKSSDNELKYTKAIEFYDDGEYYKAQQLFDQILVFFRGTERAEKIAYYNAYCYYKEKDYILAGYYFGNFTSSYPSSQYAEECAFMSAYCSYHDSPAPSLDQTNTQAAIASLQLFINQYPNSQRIDQCNQLIDELREKLEKKAFDIAMLYYKMDDYKAAILALNNLLKEYPDTKEREKVLYSLLDAKYEYAVNSVQEKKKERLEAALEAFKVIHSEFPAGAYASESSAIQKNLLKEMKLN